In Bacteriovorax stolpii, a single genomic region encodes these proteins:
- a CDS encoding type II secretion system F family protein — protein MSFFLDMVGRNGLIFVVGMMVFALSYKYSINIFDWIERQTYGTRTYITEKLEFLFIEIPQDRLTYMLLASSVGLGCFIFLFIGFFASWILGAILGGIMAFIGFKAPRWIIDYLVEKRIKAYSLQMVDALQLLSNGIRAGLSVPQAIGMIVEEMPAPISQEFNVLLQQNRIGMPLEECFENLAKRVPLEDNDMFVSAVNILRETGGNLSEVFDTIVDVIRERVRLQQKVDTYTAQGMFQGMTIGAMPYLLGFVYFLQDPKSMTPLFTTPLGLVFLFVALIFDIAGIYVIMKIVKIKI, from the coding sequence ATGAGTTTTTTCTTAGATATGGTTGGCCGAAACGGACTCATCTTTGTGGTGGGGATGATGGTCTTCGCTCTAAGCTACAAGTACTCAATCAATATCTTCGACTGGATCGAGCGCCAGACCTACGGGACGCGCACGTATATTACAGAAAAGCTGGAATTCCTTTTTATTGAAATCCCTCAAGACAGATTGACGTATATGCTTTTGGCTTCTTCGGTGGGGCTTGGTTGTTTCATCTTTTTATTCATTGGTTTTTTTGCCAGCTGGATTTTGGGAGCTATTCTCGGTGGGATCATGGCCTTTATTGGTTTTAAGGCCCCGAGATGGATTATTGATTACCTGGTGGAAAAAAGAATCAAGGCCTATTCACTGCAAATGGTAGATGCCCTTCAGCTTCTTTCCAATGGGATTCGCGCCGGTCTTTCGGTTCCTCAAGCTATCGGGATGATCGTTGAAGAAATGCCCGCCCCAATCTCTCAAGAGTTCAACGTGCTTCTTCAGCAAAATAGAATCGGGATGCCGTTAGAAGAGTGTTTTGAAAACCTCGCTAAGCGCGTGCCTCTGGAAGACAACGACATGTTCGTGTCTGCCGTGAATATTCTAAGGGAAACCGGGGGTAATCTTTCGGAGGTTTTTGATACGATCGTTGATGTCATTCGCGAAAGGGTAAGACTGCAACAAAAAGTTGACACTTACACTGCACAGGGGATGTTCCAGGGAATGACCATCGGGGCAATGCCGTACCTTCTGGGATTCGTCTATTTCCTACAAGATCCCAAGTCAATGACTCCGTTATTTACGACTCCGCTGGGTCTAGTATTTTTATTTGTAGCCTTAATCTTCGATATAGCAGGTATTTACGTTATAATGAAAATTGTAAAAATTAAGATCTAA
- a CDS encoding DUF6531 domain-containing protein gives MSFKKSLIALSLMPMMAFGGVNLKNGNFYITYTDIIAPGGDHDLEVTRTYNSKSTDNGWFGFGWGSLYETKLMVSADGSVVVMENGSGAQTRFVPKEAINVEIASKKIIEAMKKKEPVSDVMVQSLMKRLNSDSELRQFYSKKYNIETVLADGTMLYSNDRGIQTMVKEKTGYKRTGSDGKVDYFDNAGKLTKISDKNGYSISFEYKGEQLFAIKDTQAKQILFEWYPDGKIKSAAFTGDKKATYAYDTKGNLSTSTDVAGNTYKYDYDSNHNLTGITYIDTTKMQVKYDKNSFATEVIERNGESTKYKYENNPKNPDFHYWTTVTKKPVEGPESSSRYEYEIKTKPDGQQYTYRIATDVDGIKTETIYSECCSLPLKITRGKDVTTFEYNAKGLLTKKTSTRGEYVELAYDDKINKITRVVNNDGWTNFQYDKIGNLAKAVNSAGKSVLLIYDRSGKITKMIDQEKDDAKTRRTLSFKYNSLGKPVEIEMENVGIINVAYDNYGEIKKVESKAGAKMALQVTQAFQSLLSIVKPAGVNLNM, from the coding sequence ATGAGTTTTAAAAAATCGCTGATAGCACTCTCTCTAATGCCGATGATGGCGTTTGGTGGTGTTAACTTAAAAAACGGAAACTTTTATATCACCTACACTGATATCATTGCTCCTGGTGGAGATCATGATCTAGAGGTGACGAGAACATATAACTCTAAGTCAACAGACAATGGCTGGTTTGGTTTCGGATGGGGATCTCTCTATGAAACAAAGCTAATGGTATCTGCAGACGGATCAGTAGTTGTTATGGAAAACGGATCGGGTGCACAGACTCGTTTCGTTCCGAAAGAGGCAATCAATGTAGAGATTGCTTCTAAGAAAATTATCGAAGCTATGAAGAAAAAAGAACCGGTGAGTGACGTTATGGTTCAGTCGCTAATGAAGCGTTTGAACAGCGACTCTGAGCTTCGCCAGTTCTACTCGAAGAAATACAACATTGAAACTGTCCTGGCAGACGGAACAATGCTTTACTCGAATGACCGTGGAATCCAGACAATGGTTAAGGAGAAGACGGGATATAAGAGAACAGGATCTGACGGAAAAGTTGATTACTTCGACAACGCAGGTAAATTGACAAAAATCTCGGACAAGAACGGATACAGTATTTCATTCGAATATAAGGGAGAACAACTGTTTGCGATTAAAGATACGCAAGCAAAACAAATCCTTTTCGAGTGGTACCCGGATGGAAAAATTAAATCTGCAGCTTTCACTGGAGATAAAAAAGCGACTTACGCTTACGATACAAAAGGTAACCTTTCTACAAGTACAGACGTAGCAGGTAACACTTATAAGTATGATTATGACAGTAACCATAACTTAACTGGTATCACGTATATCGATACAACGAAAATGCAAGTGAAGTACGACAAGAACTCGTTTGCAACTGAAGTTATCGAAAGAAACGGGGAGTCTACTAAGTACAAGTATGAAAACAACCCGAAGAATCCGGACTTCCACTACTGGACAACGGTAACAAAAAAACCAGTAGAAGGACCTGAGTCTTCAAGTCGTTATGAGTATGAAATTAAGACAAAACCAGATGGTCAGCAATACACATACAGAATTGCGACTGATGTAGATGGAATCAAAACTGAAACAATCTACTCTGAGTGTTGTTCTCTTCCACTTAAAATCACTCGTGGAAAAGACGTAACAACTTTTGAATACAATGCAAAAGGACTTCTTACAAAGAAAACATCAACTCGTGGAGAGTATGTTGAACTTGCTTATGACGACAAGATCAACAAGATCACAAGAGTTGTAAACAATGACGGCTGGACAAATTTCCAGTACGACAAGATCGGAAACCTGGCAAAAGCTGTTAATAGCGCAGGAAAATCAGTTCTTCTGATTTACGATCGCTCTGGAAAGATCACAAAAATGATCGACCAGGAAAAGGATGATGCTAAGACGAGAAGAACACTTTCTTTCAAATACAACTCACTTGGAAAACCAGTTGAGATTGAAATGGAGAACGTGGGAATCATCAACGTAGCATACGATAACTACGGTGAAATCAAGAAAGTTGAATCAAAAGCGGGCGCAAAAATGGCTCTTCAAGTGACACAAGCATTCCAGTCACTTTTAAGCATTGTTAAACCTGCCGGTGTTAACTTAAATATGTAA